Part of the Quercus robur chromosome 5, dhQueRobu3.1, whole genome shotgun sequence genome, cattcaatggaaatcgagtttctaaaactcgatttccactgGGGAATTTTCTGCCAACCCGAGAGCAAAATTTTTTAGGGGGAAGTGTGAGAGCAAACTTCCcagtggaaatcgagttttagaaactcgatttccattgaatgtggcatttttgtaaattgGTTAGTGTCATTTATTTGCGATAATGCCACccaaatggaaatcgagtttctaaaactcgatttccactgggaagtttttttttttttttttttttttccgtttgTTTTGCAGTCCTGTAGGTGTAAACCAGAATTACTTTTGTCCCGTCCCCTACAATAGTAAAAGATATCCAGAACACATCACATGGTCAGCGGTAAAGAAGTAGATACAAGCATAATCAccagtcaaggagagagtacATCAGATGCAAATAATTGGATTCAAAcagttactattcatgggcatTTTAGTTGCCCTTAGCACACAAAAACAGTCAATACATTATCATCGGTTCAAACAAGGCCGCTGTGGTTGAAGTTGGCAAAGTAGTAGCTACATTGCCAATGCCATATCATTGCATTACAGGCAAAAGCTGCACAACGCAATTAATGTAACGAGTACAATGGATAACAAATGTTCAATTAGCACAATATTtagcaataaacaaaataaaaactaagtcAATACAACATAGTCTACATAGTCGTCTAACACTTGTCCATACTGATACAACATACTCTACATAGTCACCTATAACATTTCCATACTGATACAACATAGTCTACATAGAATTTGCTGCACTTGTCCATACTGAACATAACCACAAGTCCCACGTACAATGCCATTCAAAAATCCAGTCTCCGCTCGCCTGACAACCACGAAGGTACAGTTGTTAGTTTCCAAATGTGAAGAACAACAACCAAATGACATTCTGagcatattatataaaaatagtgACAACACTTGCCTAGTTTGCAGCACTACCACTTGTGGAAGCCCCATGGGAATTGGGACAGCATCTGCGGTTATGCCCCTCTTGATGACACACTCCACATCGTTGCCTTGGTTGAATCTCCCTCAAGTCCGGATCTTCCCTCCGGCTTCACCGTTCTCGTTGTATCccatccatttcattccttaatCTTGACTTCACAAGACGACCTTTGCCCCGCAACAGCTGTGGGTTAGGCACCCACCGTGGTCCGCGAACATCCCTCCGCAATGACTCTGATTTTGGCACCACAAAATGATGTGAATATGTCTGAATGGCGTTGTTCAAACTGTAACATGGGTCAATATAGCTAGTCGCATCGAGGTGCAGACCTTTAAGaactttaattgcatgtgaacaagggatcttCAAGTTTAGCCACTTCCCACAACCACATGTTTGCTCAATTACGTGCACTTCATGACTGTGGTTTCCCCCTCCACCTCTATGATCGTTATACGGGGTAACCACTTGATATACACCAATTTCATGATTAAAATTCCTCAGAGTGTGTCCTGCAGTTTTCTGCTCATTTTTGTTATAGATCTTCATTGCATAATCACTCCACACCTTACCTTGAGAGAGAtcagaaagaagtttttcatgTCGATCGTAGAAATATGCAACAAGTTTGGACCATGTGAACTCAACCATTGCAGCAATGGGCAAACTGCGGGCACCTTTAAGTACCCCATTAAAACACTCAGAgatattggttgtcattgccccgtAACGTCTTCCACCATCCTGTGACTGGGTCCATTTATCAACATCCTCACTCATTAGATATGTGTAAGGCATATAGCGTAGGATGTGGCGATCAGTAGGGTCTACACCCCTCAGTAAATTAATCTCGGCCTCCTTAATGGTTTGCATTATGGACGTGAATTTTGCTTCATGAGTTGCATATCCAGTTTTCAAGGCCAATGCCTTTAAAGTCGGGTCCTTAAATTTTGTGTTGAAGTTACTAGCAACATGTCAAAGGCAATATCGATGATATACTTGTTCTCTTCCGTCCTCACCTATAGGCCACTCTCGAATGGCGCATTTGATACCTTTATGTCGGTCAGAAATAATGCAAATGCCATCCTTAGGTATGACATGCTCTATGGAAGTCCTAAGACACTCTAAAAACCAACCCCAACTAGTCCCTGACTCCTTGTCTACAACAGCAAAGGCGAGAGGCAAAATCTTTTGGTTAGCATCAGTTGCCATTGCAATCATCAACACCCCTTTGTATTTACCATACAAATGAGTCCCATCAATACTGATCACTGGCCTGCAATATTTGAATGCAGCAATGCATGGAGCGAATGCCCAATATACATAGTGAAGTACCGCAATACCTTCGTATGGCCTAGGTATGGTGTGATAGCTGTACTTGGTACCTGAGTCATGATCCAAGTATGCCAACAACAATTTCCGCAACCTTTGGTAATACTCCTCCCAATCCCCAAATATCTTAgcaattgccttttgttttgcgtcccatactttatagtaagaaagctcATGATTATACTTAGTACGTATGATCTCCCAGAGCTCATCAATACGAGCAGTGTGATTTTGTCGCAATTTTTCCACAATTTCTGatgcaacaaaattagaatccaTCATTCTACCGTCTCTTTGCAGGCCAAAGGGTATACAAGTGTGTGAACCCACATAAGACGTGACCACCCACAGACCATTAAGTTTATTCTTCATGAATGCCCCAACATACCACTTGCAGTTGTCATCAACGCATGCGACGCACAATTTTGTGGTGCTCGACCTCCGggttataaaatttctattatcaTTTGCTGCGTATATTGTCAATGCACGTTTCACCGCCGatttatttgcaaaagtcaaccctttacaAAAATGCATCCCATCTTGCCAAGTACAAACAAATGGTTCTAATAGACGTGAAGGATCAAAcatattttcccaagtatttACGTAGAATGAGTCGGCAGGAGGTCTGTAGCCAGTGGTCGTATTTGTGTCACGCTGGATGCCAATATCATCGTCtgcatcatcttcatcatggaactccatattttcctcttcaaaatgGGGAACGACTTCATGGTCATCCACATCGTTCTCAAGGTCACCTCGTTCAATCCTTTCTTCGTACTCATCCACACCATCAATACTTTCACCATCATTCGTAGCATGATCTTCGTCTTCGTtttcgtcttcgtcttcgtcttcaaCATAGTCTTCGTCTTCGTCATCCTCCTCTAAATGTGTCTCTTGACAATGGAGGGTTTCACCAGTATTTACAACATGATCTTGAGATGGGAGCATATAATCTCCCATTGTATACCCTCCCATTGCAGTGCATCCATCATCAAGGGCTGTAAATTGTAAAGACGTAGTTGTTTGTTGCACCATCTTGGTATCAACTTCCGCAAGCGGCTCTGAACTTATGTACAACTCAGCAGCATTTACTTGGGGCATTTTCTGGATCCTATTAAACATCATCTTCACATGTTTGTCTTCTTTAATCGCCATATACCCGTAATTTATCCATTCATGTAGGACTTCTTGTGGGTAACGATAAATAATCTTGATGTCATACCAAGAAGAGTTCAAATTCAATTCGTCCATTATTTTCAACTTCAAATCATTTAACGTCTTCAACTTACGACGTATCATCATGGGGTAGCATTGGATACCCGGCCCTGTAAATGGAAATCCCTCAATCCCCCCAGGATTGTTAAGACGTCCACCGTAGTATACATTTATATCAATATTCTTCAGATGTTGTGAACCTATTAAAGAGTCAAGTATAATATGTTAGCgacatatttttttctttcatttaacatcaattacaaaaccttttctatctactcaaagtacaaaaatcacaaattctCACCCCACaattgcatatactcaccccacatcacatacaaacacactcaatcattatcatttcgtactcaaacaaataaaaaaactaaaaacaaaactcacccccattacaaaatttcaactcAGCTCtaactaatataaataaaaatatcaaaccacACAACAAGAAAAATAGCCATGATAAAAGCCTagcaatacaaatatatatctacaatattttttacttgttacAAAATCCTAGCAAATATATACATTAACTTGCAAAAATAGTCATGATAAAAGCCtaacaatacaaatatatatctacaatattttttacttgttataAAATCCTAGCAAATATATACATTAACTTGCAAAAATAGTCATGATAAAAGCCtaacaatacaaatatatatctacaatattttttactttgtatAAAATCCTAGCAAATATATACACTACCAAATATAACTTCTTACAAACCCCACATTTGCATATtcacatacaaacacacccaatcattatcatttgtttccaaaataaaataaaaaataaaaaatcattaattatactaaaaaaaaaaaaaaaactaaacacacAACTCACCCCATTACAAACCTTCAAATCATtctatcaaaaatataaaaaacaatatcaaaccaaacaaaaaaaattaatcatgatacacatacccataaaaaaacctaataatatatatatatatatatattatattatatttatatatgaaactaACAATTAGAGAGATTGAGAAACCTTACCTGACATGAGGATGTGGGGTGAGTTGATTTGAAGTTTGTAATGGGGTGAGATTTGAATGAGAGTAAAACAGCACAGCCAGATAATGAATTTTATGCTGAAATGAAAATGAGTGAGAGGAAGGTTGTGGGTACTAGCATGTGTGTACCTATAAGCCAGACAACTGAATGTAACCTACAATGAGTGAGCATGTGCAAACTGCAAAGGCTACTCCTGAGAAACCCCAGACCAGACAAAAAACCAGCTGAGCTGTGGGACTTGACATGACCAGACATCAGACACGAATAAAGCAAGAGAACTGTACTCAAAAATCGAGTTTGTGAGACTCGTTTTCCagctggaaatcgagtcttagaaactcgattttcacgtggaaatcgagtctaaaagactcgatttccagctGGACCATTCCACCGTGTACAGGCCAGATCACACAAGAAAATCGAGGCTTAAAGGCTCGATTTTGAGACCAAAATCGAGCCTCTGAGGCTCGAGATGCTATTAACGAAATACGTTTCTAAGTCTCgcctactaactagatagtttcGTTTTTAAGGCCAGTTGGCCATTTTCGCCCAAACCCATCAAACCAAGATCCCAAGACCTTAGAGAGATAAAGTTTGAGCTGAAAGTGTGGCTGTGTGATTATGAGgggttttattttggatttatttgcgtttaattttgtgttgacctggatttttttttttttttttgagatactgatgtttttgggttttgaatttttttgggtttttttgagatactgggtttgtgtttttattaaTCTTACTCAAGTTAAAGTGAGATCTCAATCTCgatgatttttggtttttatttatgttttttctttttttagttaaaattgataaattaatattttaatttctacaaaataacattgcatttttaaaatgctaaataaaaaaatttattattattttaatgttgatGTCAGCATTTAATGTGTCAATTGCTCCGTTTTCTCTATAGACAATTTTTATTAGTGAAACGACGGTAGGAACTAAAATAGaacgcgtttttttttttaattttagagaCTAAAtatggtaaaattaaaatagggatcaaagtaaaaataatgtgaaaaaataaggaagaaagtAGTATTTccgctctttttttttttttttttttcctgaattagGTTAAGTTGTAACCGTGGGTTTGAATTGGgcttttagtttttcttttagttgGGCTTGCTAGGCTATTTGGGCTGTTGTTAGAGAAGGGGCAAGGTTATAGAAAAAGGGGTCCAACCCTAAAAAATTCTAGAATTagctaacaaaaaaaaaaaaaaaaaaatttgagccGGGCCCGGCCCCAAGCTGTCCAAATTCCCCATagcattttttaaatatcacatcagcattttaatgttttttaaaagCATGTcagaaaattttaacaaaataaattaaaattaaaaaaatatttaattaaataatttaattaaaacattttttactcttcatttttttttggtaagaaacTTGTTTTTCACGTTCTTCCCCAAATTAAAACATACACTTGttgccttcttcttttctattgttgctcttttttcctttttattttatattttgacatTTAAATAACTTTCCAGAACATGACAAACTAGGTGGAGTTTGGATAGCGTTTAATAAGTCTGTGTTTgtgcgttttgttaaaaaatgtaGGTCTCACGACACTATTCATGGACCCATAAAAGTCATCCAAACacaaatttcaatataaatttgaGTTCCACAGCACTATtgacatatttaaaaattattttgttacaatgctttcaatttttaataaataagtcgtatccaaacatacccttataTTGAGATTTAggacttaagagttaagactaTTAGGGTCAACACACCCTTCTCACACAGTccttgtattttgaaaaaacttAGACAATTAGAGTCAGCATCTTCGTATACTATGTTGCCACCTACATATTCTAGGTTTGGGTTCCACCCAAACTTGCCACCATAATTAATCTCAACAGTCAACTTCAAATCTGCCATCTGCATAAAAATAATTgcttaaataaaaatgttatttgacaaaagaataaaacacaaacatagCAGAAACAGACAATAGTGTTTGTTCTATTTTTGGGAGACAACCACATGAGAATGGACCACAAAGTCTacatttagggtccgtttggatacaattaaaaactgaaaactgaaaaatactgtagcaaaataatttttaaatgtgtgaataataccgtgggacccatttttaatgaaaaagttactaaaaagtgaaatttgtggatcCGTGAACAATACACAATGTGTACTAATTGActgaaaaaagtgagaaaagtcaaattttgcggctactgttcattgaacagtgcatgaacagtagccacaAGTCTCAcaaatgtgtgaaaaaaaaagaagaagaaggaaaaacacAGATGTAGACATGGGTCTTCAGCTCAATCCAAACATAaccttacacttttttttttctcaatacaaAAAGATTCTTAGGGTCCACATATAACACAACACAGCAAATGACCAAACCACTAGCAACTTTCAACTCATTAaacattatataaattttagcaGTTGAAAATTTCTATAGGTTCCTAACAGAATatgcacatttaaaaaaaaatccttgttTTGTATTTGGGAGGCAACCACATGGGAATGGACCAATgtcttttttcattattatataaattgGAAAATTCTACAAGAAAATAGCTGCAAATAGACCAATCCAAGAGTCTTATGAGAAATCAATTCAGTAATTGGCCTTCGACTTATTAACAAGACAAATATGAAGGAGCTTATAAATGTTTGGTTTACGTGGTGCAATAGGAACCAAGAAATCAAGTAATTTACCGACAATCTATCAAGTAACCTAccagcaatttaaaaaaaaaataaaaaatctacaaacaatttttgaaaaagaaattaagaaccCTAACTATCAAAATCGTACCTATTGTTTAAATTAAGAGGGAAAATCTCCAATATCCTTCACATGGGTTTTGATAGGACCGCCATCTTCTCTTGATGCTGAGAGTTTCACAAGTTGATCTTGATGGAATGGATCACAATCTCGAACAGAGGGTGTGCGGGTAAATGGAAgcttttttttctcaagaaaGTTACCTATCGCACATCTTTGAtgcaatggtcactccacaagtataaatgcttataGGGTGTGAGGGGCAAGGACCGAGGTTTAAGCCTACGTGAAGGAGTTTGTAGAAATTCATGCTAAGCTTGGGTAAAAcgtaatttccttttttttttttttggataattacagtaaacccacctgaggttaggCCCGAAAACActatgcctacccgtggttcaaaacttatcactttgcccacctgaggtgccttccgttagggctctgttacccacctctccgtttgccgttagaaaaacacatttttaaagaaaaacaaacataacaaagatcaaaaagttaggaCTTCTTATTCCTTAAGAACTTCTTTGAGAACAAAACACAGGAATAGCACAGATCAAATGCTATTCCTGATTAAAAGTGATATCAttgagcatttgtttttttatttttgttttttttatagatctctccaacttttattcaaaccaaaccaaacccaaaaaaaaaaaaaaaaaattccaaatcccagaaaattcaaaccaaaccaaacccaaaaaaaaaaaaaaaaaaaaaattccaaatcccagaaaattcaaaccaaaccaaacacaagccacaaatcCAGAATATCTCGCCggcgcttcgcgagatcgcgatcaacgtcgcgagatcgcgatcgacgtcgcgatctcgcgacggcgcgatctcgccttcgcgacaTCGCGCCGGATCGAGATCGTGATCGACGTCGCGATCTCGCCGTCGCGAGATCGCAATCGacgtcgcgatctcgcgacgtcgcgatctcgcgacggcgcgatctgatttttttttctaggtttgtggcttgtgttttctgggatttggaattttttttttttttttgggtttggtttggtttgaattttctgggatttggaattttcttttttttttgggtttggtttggtttgaataaaagttggagagatctataaaaaaaacaaaaataaaaaaacaaatgctcaaTGATATCACTTTTAATCAGGAATAGCATTTGATCTGTGCTATTCCTGTGTTTTGTTCTCAAAGAAGTTCTTAAGGAATAAGAAGtcctaactttttgatctttgttatgtttgtttttctttaaaaatgtgtttttctaacggcaaacggagaggtgggtaacagagccctaacggaaggcacctcaagtgggcaaagtgataagttttgaaccacgggtaggcatagTGTTTTCGGGcctaacctcaggtgggtttactgtaattatcctttttttttttttttttttcttttgcttttcttcCTCCCAatagctctctttcttcttcaccagCCTCATCGTTTTCCTCATCTCCACTGAttccacttatttttttttcaaattttcgcTCATCTCCGCCTCATATCACCGATTTTCATTcatgctctctctttttttcaaattttcttttctttttcctcttcgGGCCGGTACACCCATTTAGCTTGGCGTGCTGAAATCTCTCTCTGAGTAGACACCCACCTACACTCTGATACCATCCCAAAATTGAAACCCTTTTTCACTCAGTGTCACTCAAATTGGACACCATGAAGCGGCAGAGGATTGAAACAGAGGCgagggagaggagagagaggcaAAGAATTGAAAGAGCAGAGAGAGCACAAAGGAGAAATGTGAGCAGTGAGACTTGCCTATCTCCTGTTCGACAAAATGCCCAAACTAACGCTGATGACGACAAAGACATAATTAGCAGTCTAGCGGACTCTCTCCTCACCCACATCCTCTCCTTTCTCCCAATCCGAGACTCTGTCTGGACAAGCATTTTGTCAAGCAGGTGGAGGCCTCTCTGGACTCTTGTCCCTGTTCTTTACTCCAGGAAGAACTTTTAGAAAGATGGTTTCatgaagagaatgaaaattttaagtttgTGGATATAGTTTCTAGAATGAAAATAATCCCACATTTCATAATTTGTCCTTCCTTGAAGTTTTGTGGTGACATTTGGCATGAGTGGTATGCATGGCATGCAGTACGGCTCTTGCTTTGTCGGGCTCCAAAGCTACAAACACTTGTCTTTGAACATTCATTTTTGCATCGCTCTAATCTTGATAATCGTAACCCTTGCTTGGAGGAGCCACTCGATGTTCCTGAATGTATGTCATCACACCTTACAACCTGTCTTTATAAAGGATTTATGGGAGTTGAGAACAAGATGGAACTTGTTAGGCAAATCCTGAAGGCAGCAAGAGTACTAAAGACAATGAAAATCACCAGTCACAGTGATCTAGACCAAAGGAATAAGCCTAGTGTTCGCAAGAAATTGAGGAAGTTTCAAAGGAGCACTCGGAATTGTCAAATTGCATTTGGAGCATTAGGTAAAAGCCTGCTGCTTTTGGACAGCACTTTGGCAGAGGATACAAAGATACAATGCACACCTTTTCTGAATACAATGCATAGCTTTTCAGCCTTTTAACAACAATGTATAGTCAATAATTTTTAACCTAGTCTGCTTAAAAGACCAAAAGTCTAAAACATATTTAGTCATTCTGGAATTACCTTCTGGGAAAGGGGAGGGGATAAGGaaggtgaaaaataaaaatcggcTTCTTGGTGGCTAAATATAAGTGAAACCTCAGAAGTTTCTTGCACTAGTGCAACCCATACTTAAGCTTGTTATTGGGTTTTTACTAAATTCAAATGACTATTGTGTTTACACATTTGATGAGAAGGTAAATAAGCTTCTTGTGACAGTCTCAACATTAGTAGTTGAAAAAGTGGCATTTAGGTAATTCTATATTTATCTTGCTTGCTAGCTATGGAACCATTAAATGTTAGAGATATTTTGTACATAAGCCATACAGTGAATTGAAAATGAATGTAAGGGTTGAAGGTTCAACTTTTTAAAGATAATGGCTAAAGCTCTATGTAGAATTAGAAGGGTTGGATATGCTATTGAGATTTTTGACTGTATGATAAATGATGGGTATGAATGAATGATTTTGGTTCAAAGATTTGTTCTTTGATATTGTGAAAGTGTGAACAAGAGGATTTGTGTGGTTTTAAGGATTGGGTTTgtgcaaagaatgaaaaagtttggtttttgTCCTCGGATAATGGATTATTCTAAAGTGATAGAGCTTTTTGGTGAAAGAAAGGAAGGGTTTTGATGCTTTGTAGGTTTTGCATCAGATGAAAGTGGATGGGATTAAGCCTGACATTGTTTGTTATACTATGGCATTCAAAGGGGCTATCGTGGAAGAGGATTTTGGGAAGGCCGATGACACATTTGATGAATTGCTTGTGTTGGGTTTGGTTCCTGATGTTTGCACTTATAACGTGTATATTTATGGCTTGTGTAAGCAAAATAGCATGGAAGCTGGTATTAAGGTGATTGGTTCAATGGAGGGGTTGGAGTGCAAGCCCAATGTGATTACTTACAATAGATTATTGGATGCATTTTCTAAGGCTGGGGGGTTAAGTATGAGCAGGAAGCTTGTTATGGACATGGGAAACAAGGGTGTTGAGTTCAACTTTTGGACATATAGGATTATGCTGAAAGGTTTAATTGGTGAAGGTGAAATTATGGATGCTTGTGTTTTGTCTGAGAAAATGTTGGACAAGTTTTACGGTCGTCAATGTGAGACATTTGATGAGGTAATATTTGGGCTGGGCCAAAAAGGGTTGGTTTGTAATGCAATGGAATTGATGCAGAAAATAATTGGCAAGAATGTTACTCTTGGGCTATGGCCTGGGAAACCATGCTCCTTGGTTCTGGATCTAAACTTAGCTTTCCAGAGACTATTTTGACTGGTTTGGAGAATGGTGAAACCCACTGTAAACTCACCCAGTTAGGTTGCTGGAACGGAAGTCTAGATTTGGTGAATGTAGAATGGTGAACCTACTATAATCTCACCAATTTAGGTTGCTGGAACAGTAAACTTAATTTGGTGAGTGGTGAAACCAATATGAATTCACCTATTTATGTGtatttttaatctcttcttttacttttttggtggttcaatttgtttgtttttggtgtaAAGGAACCATAATAGCATTAACAATAAATCAGTACAAATGAGTATGTGGTAACACACCTTGTGCATCTGCCTCAATGTGGCTTCAAACAAAATTAGGGGGAACAGAAAATACAATGAAAGAGCAAGCTAGACAGCAGCTTTTGTTGGgttacacgtgtgagtgaagtcccacattgaataaagatgagaagaatgagtggttaatataacataattgagtacatacccattgggcttaggccttttgggttaaagtgtgtctcaatatgttatattaattattcaaggaaACTCCCCAAGGTGTTTATCTCCCCAAggaagctctgataccacttgtcggGGAGATAAACACCTTGGGGAGCttccttgaataattaatataacatattgagacacactttaacccaaaaggcctaagcccaatgggtatgtactcaattatgttatattaaccactcattcttctcatctttattcaatgtgggacttcactcacacgtgtaacCCAACAAATCTCCCCCTCACGTGTGAGTCTGCCTCTTTATGGGCTTTCAAGACCTCTTTGTGGGTCATGAACAAGTCCTACTCACTCCCCCTTGCCTAATGGGTTTTTCACTTCATCAGTGCGTCATCCATGGGTCTCTCGTACGCCATCCATGGGAACCACGTGTCAACCCTGCACGCACATCCATGGGAACCCCGTACGTCCATGTCCATGGGAACCTCGCACCACACCATTATTTAGCACCATTAGCAATATTTCTTTGTtaggcttttttcttttttcttctctaggaTCTTTATGTGTGGGCCGTTTAGGCTTTCTCTGTCCCCGCTGGGTAGGGACCATGAACACCTCACTACCTTCGCCGCACACCACCatgggctctgataccacttgtagggaatttaaccaaaaatcccAGCCGTGagatttaagaaaagaaaattttcaattaacctagtgagcaagccgcatgagagaaaatagaaaaaagagaggcagcccgtttctattcttattttttctgtgagagagtgctagggtgtaattgagatttgggtttcttgagagtgttcttgtgcactattgtattttccctgataatagtgaaatctctgcaactccgtggacgtaggcaaattgccgaaccacgtaaatattgtcttgtgcttgtgattattttctttggcgtgtgttttctctatttgttttgtttctcacaggttgggattttggttaATTCCCTACAGCCTTATCTTGCAAGAAGATCTGCACAGTACCTTCTCCTCTGTGTGAGTGACTCAAATGATGGGAGTCCTAGCTGGCTAGGTACCTGCCAGCAGAAAATCATGCTTCAAACTAACTCTAGATCAGGCTGCCATTCACCTCTACTGAGGGCTGTATCTTGAATTAGATCATAGGtgatttgagaacaattttcatgttaaatagataataaaataactttcctccttttgttatttatatatagCCTGTCTTCGCAATTGTCTCATCGATGTCCtctttgaattaaaataaatggaaCTTTTTGGTTCTTATAAACCACATGATATGTGTTGATTGTCTCGCTAGACTTGGAATTATTTGCTTTTAGTTGTGTCATTGAAAGGTTTTCAATTAAAACGTTACCTCTATAGAAAACTATTTGCTTTCTGTCTTGTGATAAGACTTTACCTCTATAGATGTCTAGCTTGAGAT contains:
- the LOC126728128 gene encoding pentatricopeptide repeat-containing protein At2g38420, mitochondrial-like codes for the protein MAFKGAIVEEDFGKADDTFDELLVLGLVPDVCTYNVYIYGLCKQNSMEAGIKVIGSMEGLECKPNVITYNRLLDAFSKAGGLSMSRKLVMDMGNKGVEFNFWTYRIMLKGLIGEGEIMDACVLSEKMLDKFYGRQCETFDEVIFGLGQKGLVCNAMELMQKIIGKNVTLGLWPGKPCSLVLDLNLAFQRLF